In one window of Pseudomonas sp. IAC-BECa141 DNA:
- a CDS encoding PAS domain-containing sensor histidine kinase: MTNEQERVIEDASGRADDAVMPAPGVEAIIDSIPAMVAFMTPSGELEQVNRQIMDYIGAPLHELKKWQTSETVHPDDLPSVIAAWMHSVGTGTPYENEHRIRRADGVYRWFHVRGLPIRDSEGAITRWCVLQVDIDERRRDKILIASALAEVSASEERLRGIIDAVPGFVWSASPEGSVGFVNQRWCDYTGMSLEQACGHGWTASIHPDDAPGLAVYWQTILQSGNAGEYEARLKRFDGIYRWFLIRAVPQRDDTGQVVRWYGENTDIEDRKRAEVFLAKAQRLSATGTFSWRVSTDEITWSDEVYRILELDPDTPPGFDAIYRRVHPDDISSHREMIKRQRRKGRDFEHEHRLLMPDGTVKYVRLVAHSIPHAPDGFEYIAALQDITQRRLAEEVLSKARSELTHLARVASLGAVTASIAHEVNQPLAGIITNASTCLRMLGADPPNVDGARETARRTIRDGNRAADVINRLRALFSKKSITIEDVNLNDAAREVIAMLLGELQRNGVVLHPEFAEALPLVRGDRVQLQQVILNLIMNAAEAMSAIHERARQLIVSTGLAPDESVYLAVKDSGNGVDPQDIERIFNAFYTTKSSGMGVGLSISRSIIERHDGKLWATANDGPGATFTFAIPNSTDLPQTANRDLTDRTVEND, translated from the coding sequence ATGACGAACGAGCAGGAGCGCGTCATCGAGGACGCTTCAGGCCGCGCGGATGACGCGGTCATGCCAGCGCCGGGGGTCGAAGCCATCATCGACAGCATCCCGGCCATGGTCGCCTTCATGACGCCTTCCGGTGAGCTGGAACAGGTCAACCGGCAAATCATGGACTACATCGGCGCCCCGCTCCACGAACTGAAAAAATGGCAGACCAGCGAAACCGTGCACCCGGACGACCTGCCCTCGGTCATCGCCGCGTGGATGCATTCAGTCGGCACCGGCACACCCTATGAGAACGAGCATCGCATCCGTCGCGCCGACGGTGTCTATCGCTGGTTCCATGTGCGCGGCCTGCCGATCAGAGACAGCGAAGGTGCCATTACGCGCTGGTGTGTGCTGCAGGTCGATATCGATGAACGCCGGCGGGACAAGATCTTGATCGCCAGTGCCCTCGCCGAAGTCAGCGCTTCGGAAGAACGTCTGCGCGGGATCATCGATGCCGTTCCCGGTTTTGTCTGGAGCGCTTCGCCTGAAGGCAGCGTCGGTTTCGTCAATCAACGCTGGTGCGACTACACCGGCATGTCCCTCGAACAGGCTTGCGGCCATGGCTGGACGGCGTCCATCCACCCGGACGATGCGCCGGGGCTGGCGGTTTACTGGCAAACGATTCTGCAATCGGGCAACGCCGGTGAGTACGAGGCCCGCCTGAAGCGCTTCGACGGGATTTACCGCTGGTTTCTGATCCGCGCCGTGCCACAGCGCGATGACACCGGGCAGGTCGTGCGCTGGTACGGCGAGAACACCGACATCGAAGACCGCAAACGGGCGGAAGTCTTTCTGGCCAAGGCCCAGCGCCTGAGCGCCACCGGTACGTTTTCCTGGCGGGTGAGCACCGACGAGATCACCTGGTCGGACGAGGTCTACCGCATCCTTGAACTGGACCCGGACACCCCGCCCGGCTTCGATGCGATCTATCGCCGCGTGCACCCGGACGACATTTCCAGCCATCGGGAAATGATCAAGCGCCAGCGCCGCAAGGGGCGTGACTTCGAACATGAGCACCGGCTGCTGATGCCCGACGGTACGGTGAAATACGTGCGGCTGGTGGCGCACTCGATCCCCCACGCACCGGACGGTTTCGAATACATCGCCGCGCTGCAGGACATCACCCAGCGCCGGCTTGCCGAAGAGGTCTTGAGCAAGGCGCGCTCGGAACTGACGCACCTGGCCAGAGTCGCCAGCCTCGGCGCGGTGACGGCGTCGATTGCCCACGAGGTCAATCAACCGCTGGCCGGCATCATCACCAACGCCAGCACCTGCCTGCGCATGCTCGGTGCCGACCCGCCGAACGTCGATGGCGCCAGGGAAACCGCGCGCCGCACCATTCGCGATGGCAATCGTGCTGCCGATGTGATCAACCGACTGCGGGCGCTGTTCTCGAAGAAAAGCATCACCATTGAAGACGTCAATCTGAATGACGCGGCACGGGAAGTCATCGCCATGCTGCTGGGCGAACTGCAACGCAATGGTGTGGTGCTGCATCCGGAGTTTGCCGAAGCCCTGCCGCTGGTCAGGGGGGACCGGGTTCAGCTTCAGCAGGTGATCCTCAACCTGATCATGAATGCCGCCGAGGCCATGAGTGCGATCCACGAGCGGGCCCGGCAATTGATCGTCAGCACCGGTCTGGCGCCGGACGAGAGCGTTTACCTGGCGGTGAAGGACAGCGGCAACGGCGTCGATCCGCAGGACATCGAGCGCATCTTCAATGCCTTCTACACCACCAAAAGCTCGGGCATGGGCGTTGGTCTGTCCATCAGTCGCTCCATCATCGAGCGCCACGACGGCAAACTCTGGGCGACCGCCAACGATGGCCCGGGCGCGACGTTTACCTTTGCCATCCCGAATTCGACGGACTTGCCGCAAACCGCTAACCGCGACCTCACCGATCGCACCGTGGAGAATGATTGA
- a CDS encoding quinone oxidoreductase family protein, translated as MKAVVIEAFGGPEVLMVKDIQLAEPGPGQVLVKVMAAGINFMDTGARRGLGAAWELPLTLGAEGAGIVLATGPQVTEFSVGDRVAWHYVPGSYAEQVIAPVSQLVPLPDEIDFTTAASLMMQGLTASNLVDKVHAIQPGDVAFVHAAAGGVGLMLTQLIKLLGGKVIGRVSHADKVEAVLAAGADYVVIGRAQNIAGQVLRLTDGQRVNVVYDGTGAEGFADSLEMLDYFGTLALYGPFMNPTPPIDIFSMPRSIKLTYPSVMHYVRNREVLLEKSRQLFAWVSAGKLKAVIGKRYSLDDAQQAHRDIESRNTTGKLIIVP; from the coding sequence ATGAAAGCAGTGGTAATCGAGGCCTTCGGCGGGCCTGAAGTCTTGATGGTGAAAGACATTCAACTGGCAGAACCGGGGCCCGGACAGGTCCTGGTCAAGGTCATGGCGGCGGGTATCAATTTCATGGACACCGGTGCCCGACGCGGGCTCGGCGCTGCCTGGGAACTGCCGCTGACACTGGGCGCAGAAGGCGCCGGCATCGTTCTGGCCACCGGCCCGCAGGTGACGGAGTTCAGTGTCGGTGACCGCGTGGCCTGGCATTACGTGCCGGGCAGCTACGCTGAACAGGTGATCGCCCCGGTCAGCCAGTTGGTGCCGTTGCCGGACGAGATCGACTTCACCACCGCCGCCAGCCTGATGATGCAAGGCCTGACCGCCAGCAATCTGGTGGACAAGGTGCATGCGATCCAGCCGGGCGACGTAGCCTTCGTGCATGCGGCGGCCGGGGGCGTGGGGTTGATGCTGACCCAACTGATCAAACTGCTGGGCGGCAAGGTCATAGGCCGGGTTTCTCATGCCGACAAGGTCGAGGCGGTACTCGCGGCGGGGGCGGACTATGTGGTGATCGGGCGGGCGCAAAACATTGCCGGACAGGTCCTGCGCCTGACCGACGGCCAGCGGGTGAATGTGGTGTACGACGGCACGGGCGCGGAAGGTTTCGCCGACTCGCTGGAGATGTTGGACTACTTCGGCACACTGGCCTTGTACGGACCGTTCATGAACCCGACACCGCCGATCGATATCTTCAGCATGCCGCGCAGCATCAAGCTGACGTATCCCTCGGTCATGCACTACGTGCGCAACCGCGAGGTGCTGCTGGAAAAATCCCGGCAACTGTTCGCGTGGGTCAGTGCCGGCAAACTGAAAGCCGTGATCGGCAAGCGTTATTCACTGGATGATGCGCAACAGGCCCATCGCGATATCGAGTCGCGCAACACGACGGGCAAGTTGATCATCGTTCCCTAG
- a CDS encoding MFS transporter, translating to MRRETALERLSTTPSTTSQWWVIGLCMLFNVIDGLDVMAMAFTASRVAAEWALNGAQLGLLLSASLVGMALGSLLAAPRADRFGRRPLLLAGLLLSGLGMLLSFWSPDHHVLMFLRLLTGIGTGAVLVGANVLTFEHASPQRRNLAVALQSLAFAMGASLGGVLAHGLNDLMGWRYVFLAGGCITLAAALAGVFWLRESPSFLALEHRAPIPPLSPDDVSQPFSPGQWQQTLSLALALFLLMFCFYFVMSWTPALLVDNGFTDQQGARIGMLLALGGMLGALFLGLAANRFGCRRLLSGFLLLDAALLPLMVPASHVPGLAALVAVTLGLMLNGAVAALFVLAPQAFCTSVRTTGVGVVLAMGRLGAIISPVVAGFLLDAGWTAQHLFMFFAASQVLAVLLIRRGTRER from the coding sequence ATGCGTAGGGAAACAGCGCTCGAACGCCTGAGCACTACGCCATCGACCACTTCGCAATGGTGGGTGATCGGGCTGTGCATGCTGTTCAACGTGATCGACGGACTCGACGTGATGGCCATGGCCTTCACCGCCAGCCGGGTTGCGGCGGAGTGGGCGTTGAACGGCGCGCAACTGGGCCTGTTGTTGAGCGCAAGCCTGGTCGGGATGGCGCTCGGTTCGTTGCTGGCTGCGCCCAGGGCCGACCGCTTCGGGCGCAGACCTTTATTGCTTGCCGGCCTGCTGCTCAGTGGCCTGGGTATGTTGCTGTCGTTCTGGAGTCCGGATCATCACGTGCTGATGTTCCTGCGTCTGCTGACCGGCATCGGCACTGGGGCGGTGCTGGTCGGCGCGAACGTGCTGACGTTCGAACACGCCAGCCCGCAGCGGCGCAATCTGGCCGTCGCGTTGCAATCTCTCGCCTTCGCCATGGGCGCCAGTCTGGGCGGTGTGCTGGCGCATGGACTGAATGACTTGATGGGCTGGCGGTATGTCTTTCTCGCCGGGGGCTGCATCACGCTGGCGGCGGCGTTGGCCGGTGTCTTTTGGCTGCGAGAGTCGCCGTCATTTCTGGCACTTGAACACCGCGCGCCAATTCCTCCTCTATCGCCTGACGACGTCAGCCAGCCGTTTTCACCCGGTCAGTGGCAACAGACTCTGTCGCTGGCACTGGCACTCTTTCTGTTGATGTTCTGCTTTTACTTCGTGATGAGCTGGACGCCGGCCCTGTTGGTCGACAATGGCTTTACCGACCAGCAAGGCGCCCGGATCGGGATGCTGTTGGCGCTGGGTGGCATGCTCGGCGCCCTGTTTCTGGGTCTGGCAGCCAATCGTTTCGGCTGCCGACGTTTGTTGTCGGGTTTTCTGCTGCTTGACGCAGCACTGCTGCCGCTGATGGTGCCGGCCTCGCACGTCCCCGGTCTGGCGGCACTCGTGGCGGTCACGCTGGGGCTGATGCTCAATGGTGCAGTCGCGGCTCTGTTTGTCCTGGCCCCTCAAGCGTTCTGCACGTCGGTTCGCACGACCGGCGTCGGTGTGGTGCTGGCGATGGGGCGTCTGGGGGCGATCATTTCGCCGGTGGTCGCCGGGTTTCTGCTGGATGCCGGATGGACCGCACAACACCTGTTCATGTTTTTCGCCGCTAGCCAGGTGTTGGCGGTCCTGCTGATCCGGCGTGGCACTAGGGAACGATGA
- a CDS encoding epoxide hydrolase family protein, which yields MVAVLSGLTWRHCLASSIRGGALGLAVLAGSSGAWATTPAADSSQAIRPYTVHVDEAKLSDLRKRIADTRWPDKETVNDVSQGVQLAQVQALVKYWGNGYDWRKAEAKLNALPEFVTTIDGVDIQFIHVRSRNPNAMPLILTHGWPGSQFEFLKTIGPLTDPVAYGGKVEDSFDVVIPSIPGHGFSGKPTELGWGPDRVAKAWDVLMQRLGYSHYVSQGGDHGSVISDALGRLAPPGLLGIHLNMPATVPPELVKPINSGDPAPAGLTAPEVTAFNSLSQFFGRNAAYGAMMVTRPQTIGYLLADSPAGTAAWMYEKFAAWTDSDGQPEKVLSRDEMLDDISLYWLTDSGASSSRFYWENNNNNFSAAAQKTADIKVPVAITVFPHEIYRAPKVWSQRAYPSLAYFSEVSKGGHFAAWEQPQLFSEELREAFRPLRAAAQKTAAQAAR from the coding sequence ATGGTTGCGGTTCTGTCCGGTCTCACCTGGCGCCATTGCCTGGCGTCATCCATCAGGGGCGGCGCGCTCGGCCTTGCCGTACTCGCTGGCAGCAGCGGCGCCTGGGCCACGACGCCGGCCGCGGATTCATCGCAAGCCATTCGCCCGTACACCGTGCATGTCGACGAAGCGAAGTTGAGCGACTTGCGCAAACGCATTGCCGACACCCGCTGGCCGGACAAGGAAACGGTCAACGACGTGTCCCAGGGTGTGCAACTGGCGCAGGTCCAGGCACTGGTCAAGTACTGGGGCAATGGCTATGACTGGCGCAAGGCCGAAGCGAAGCTCAACGCCTTGCCGGAGTTCGTGACCACCATCGACGGCGTCGATATCCAGTTCATCCATGTGCGCTCGCGCAATCCCAATGCGATGCCGCTGATCCTCACCCACGGCTGGCCGGGTTCGCAGTTCGAGTTCCTCAAGACCATCGGTCCGCTGACCGATCCCGTGGCCTACGGTGGCAAGGTCGAGGACTCGTTCGATGTGGTGATCCCGTCGATTCCCGGCCATGGTTTTTCCGGCAAGCCGACCGAACTCGGCTGGGGGCCTGACCGGGTGGCGAAGGCCTGGGATGTGTTGATGCAACGTCTGGGCTACAGCCATTACGTGTCCCAGGGTGGCGATCATGGTTCGGTGATTTCCGATGCGCTGGGCCGCCTGGCGCCGCCCGGCTTGCTGGGCATCCACCTGAACATGCCGGCCACCGTGCCGCCGGAACTGGTCAAACCGATCAACAGCGGTGATCCGGCTCCAGCGGGACTGACCGCACCGGAGGTCACGGCCTTCAATTCGCTCAGCCAGTTCTTCGGCCGCAACGCCGCTTACGGCGCAATGATGGTGACCCGGCCGCAGACCATCGGCTATCTGCTGGCCGACTCGCCCGCCGGCACGGCAGCGTGGATGTATGAAAAATTCGCCGCGTGGACCGACAGCGACGGTCAGCCCGAGAAGGTCCTGAGCCGCGATGAAATGCTCGATGACATCAGCCTGTACTGGCTGACCGACAGCGGGGCGTCGTCCTCCCGTTTCTACTGGGAGAACAACAACAATAACTTCAGCGCCGCCGCGCAGAAGACCGCGGACATCAAGGTGCCGGTGGCGATCACCGTATTCCCCCACGAAATCTACCGTGCGCCGAAAGTCTGGTCGCAGCGCGCCTATCCCTCGCTGGCCTACTTCAGCGAAGTCAGCAAGGGCGGGCACTTCGCGGCATGGGAACAACCGCAACTGTTCAGCGAAGAACTGCGCGAAGCCTTCCGGCCACTGCGTGCGGCTGCGCAGAAAACCGCTGCGCAGGCAGCGCGCTAA
- a CDS encoding alpha/beta fold hydrolase yields MTDSNALTPSRRLLTVSMLALALGIASAYASATEVPAGKIDAITAGTNVSFGALKHVKAGLLDVSYAEVGPADGPVVILLHGWPYDIHSYTDVAPALAQKGYRVLIPYARGYGDTRFLSAKTVRNGQPAALAKDLIDFMDALKIKQAVLGGYDWGARTADIVAALWPERVKALVAVSGYLIGSQDAGKTPLPPAAELQWWYQFYFATERGRLGYEKNTHDFARLIWQLASPKWNFDDATYDRSAAALQNPDHVAVSIFNYRWRLGLIKGEAQYDPLEKKLAAFPSIGVPTITLEGDANGAPHPPAEAYAKRFTGKYEYRLISGGIGHNLPQEAPQAFAQAVIDADHL; encoded by the coding sequence ATGACTGACTCTAATGCTCTAACCCCATCCCGGCGCTTGCTCACCGTTTCGATGCTGGCGCTTGCGCTGGGCATTGCCTCGGCATACGCCAGCGCCACCGAAGTGCCCGCCGGCAAGATCGACGCCATTACCGCCGGCACCAACGTATCCTTCGGCGCGCTGAAACACGTCAAGGCCGGATTGCTGGACGTGTCCTACGCCGAAGTCGGGCCCGCCGACGGTCCGGTGGTCATCCTGCTGCACGGCTGGCCATACGATATTCACAGCTACACCGACGTGGCACCGGCACTGGCGCAGAAGGGTTATCGGGTGCTGATTCCTTACGCGCGCGGCTATGGAGACACACGTTTCCTGTCTGCCAAAACCGTGCGCAACGGTCAGCCGGCGGCGCTGGCGAAGGATCTGATCGACTTCATGGACGCACTGAAGATCAAGCAGGCCGTGCTCGGCGGTTATGACTGGGGCGCGCGCACCGCCGACATCGTCGCCGCGCTCTGGCCCGAACGGGTGAAAGCGCTGGTGGCGGTGAGCGGTTACCTGATCGGCAGCCAGGACGCCGGCAAGACGCCGCTGCCGCCGGCGGCGGAGTTGCAGTGGTGGTATCAGTTCTACTTTGCGACCGAGCGCGGCCGCCTGGGCTACGAAAAAAACACCCATGACTTCGCCAGACTGATCTGGCAGCTGGCCTCGCCGAAATGGAACTTCGACGACGCCACCTACGACCGCAGTGCCGCCGCGTTGCAGAATCCGGATCACGTCGCCGTGTCGATCTTCAACTATCGCTGGCGCCTGGGGCTGATCAAAGGGGAGGCGCAATACGATCCGCTGGAGAAAAAACTGGCGGCATTCCCCTCGATCGGCGTGCCGACCATCACCCTCGAAGGCGACGCCAATGGCGCGCCGCACCCACCGGCCGAGGCCTACGCCAAACGCTTCACTGGCAAGTACGAATACCGGCTGATCAGCGGCGGCATCGGCCACAACCTGCCACAAGAAGCGCCGCAGGCGTTCGCTCAGGCGGTGATCGATGCCGATCATCTCTGA
- a CDS encoding cytochrome P460 family protein produces MKLNHWAVLPAAIALAALAAAGVALGQADDGEASPIYGVKLPKNYRQWALIAPAQEAAPLNELRAVLGNDRAIKAYQGKTLPFPEGTVLVKLAWKHVQSPEFEPASIPGAATTVQVMVKDSRQYASTGGWGFGRFINGKPADEAQHQTCFACHQARVQNHDFVFTRYAP; encoded by the coding sequence ATGAAACTCAACCATTGGGCCGTGCTGCCAGCGGCCATTGCGCTCGCGGCACTGGCGGCTGCCGGTGTCGCTTTGGGCCAGGCCGATGACGGCGAAGCGTCGCCGATCTACGGCGTGAAGCTGCCGAAAAACTACCGCCAGTGGGCACTGATTGCTCCGGCACAGGAAGCCGCGCCGCTGAATGAACTGCGCGCGGTACTGGGCAATGACCGGGCGATCAAGGCTTACCAGGGCAAGACGCTGCCGTTTCCCGAGGGCACGGTGCTGGTGAAGCTGGCGTGGAAGCACGTGCAGTCGCCGGAATTCGAGCCAGCCTCGATTCCGGGGGCGGCCACCACCGTTCAGGTGATGGTCAAGGACTCGCGCCAATACGCCTCGACCGGTGGCTGGGGATTCGGCCGGTTCATCAACGGCAAACCCGCCGATGAAGCCCAGCACCAGACCTGCTTTGCCTGCCATCAGGCGCGGGTGCAGAACCACGATTTTGTCTTCACCCGATACGCCCCCTGA
- a CDS encoding alpha/beta fold hydrolase, with product MKKTLTALSIAAGLCLGANAFAQTAKPTVVLVHGAFADASSWNGVAKILEKDGYTVIAAANPLRGVKSDGAAVSALLSSIQSPVVLVGHSYGGNVISEAANDHANVKALVYVSAFAPETGETVAGLAGKFPGSTLGPTLAPPVALADGGKDLYIQQSKFHDQFAADVPAAQAALMAATQRPVTEAALNEQAGTPAWKHIPSWYIYGDKDKNIPPQAMAFMAKRADAKAVEVVKGGSHVVMVSNPAPVARLIEKAAAAN from the coding sequence ATGAAAAAAACACTGACTGCACTCAGCATCGCTGCCGGCCTGTGCCTGGGCGCCAATGCCTTCGCCCAAACCGCCAAACCCACGGTCGTGCTGGTGCACGGTGCGTTTGCCGACGCGTCGAGCTGGAATGGCGTGGCGAAAATTCTCGAGAAGGACGGCTACACGGTGATCGCCGCCGCCAATCCGTTGCGCGGCGTCAAGAGCGATGGCGCAGCGGTATCGGCATTGCTGAGCAGCATCCAGTCGCCGGTGGTGCTGGTTGGTCACTCCTATGGCGGCAACGTCATCAGTGAGGCAGCCAACGATCATGCCAATGTCAAAGCACTGGTGTACGTCAGCGCCTTCGCCCCCGAAACGGGTGAGACCGTCGCAGGACTCGCCGGCAAGTTTCCCGGCAGCACCCTCGGGCCAACGCTGGCGCCACCCGTTGCGCTGGCCGATGGCGGCAAGGACTTGTACATCCAGCAGAGCAAATTCCACGACCAGTTCGCCGCCGACGTGCCGGCTGCACAAGCGGCCCTGATGGCCGCGACCCAACGCCCGGTGACCGAAGCGGCGCTGAACGAACAGGCCGGAACGCCGGCCTGGAAGCATATTCCGTCGTGGTACATCTACGGCGACAAGGACAAGAACATCCCGCCCCAGGCGATGGCGTTCATGGCCAAGCGTGCAGATGCCAAGGCGGTCGAGGTGGTGAAGGGCGGCTCTCACGTGGTGATGGTGTCGAACCCGGCGCCAGTGGCCCGATTGATTGAAAAAGCCGCGGCGGCCAACTGA
- a CDS encoding CynX/NimT family MFS transporter: MAITRNLFGHQQSVTAVIGLLILSIALRPPIISVGPILLLIQQHFQLSYTQAALLTSIPDVCMGVFALLVPSLARRFGIDRSVVVALTLLGASTLLRAISPNALFLLGSTFFASIGIAVAGAMTGAWIKTHFAQRPALFMGIYAGGLSLGATLAAVLSAPIAELAQDWRVSAGVWSVLCLTAIVSWVWMARRFATPAPAVKSPSNPSKRLPWGKLQAWLIALNFGAGQFVVYALFAWMAPASVEAATSSISPGILLGIFTAVFAVASVGAGLIPGKAHDRRGLLGLSALLALLGVGGMAFLPAYWPMLYVVLAAIGLGMGFTVAMTLPLDHASTSEQAGLWTVFMLFIGYLIAALGPLLFGALRGYAGHYGPAYTLLFAVLLLMLGITPLLRLAPARSPQVSAA, encoded by the coding sequence ATGGCAATCACCCGCAATCTCTTCGGCCACCAGCAGAGCGTCACGGCGGTGATCGGCCTGCTGATCCTGTCCATCGCCCTGCGTCCGCCGATCATCTCGGTGGGCCCGATTCTGCTGTTGATCCAGCAGCACTTCCAGTTGAGCTACACCCAGGCCGCGCTGCTGACCTCGATTCCCGACGTGTGCATGGGCGTGTTTGCATTGCTGGTTCCGAGCCTGGCCCGACGTTTCGGGATTGATCGCAGTGTCGTCGTCGCGCTGACACTGTTGGGCGCGTCCACCTTGCTGCGGGCGATCTCGCCAAACGCATTGTTCCTGCTCGGCAGTACGTTCTTCGCCAGCATCGGCATTGCCGTCGCCGGCGCAATGACCGGTGCGTGGATCAAGACCCACTTTGCGCAACGGCCGGCGCTGTTCATGGGCATTTATGCCGGCGGCCTGAGTCTGGGCGCGACCCTCGCGGCGGTGCTCAGTGCGCCGATTGCCGAGCTGGCGCAAGACTGGCGGGTCAGCGCCGGAGTCTGGAGCGTGCTGTGCCTCACTGCCATCGTCAGTTGGGTGTGGATGGCACGGCGTTTTGCGACACCGGCGCCAGCGGTGAAATCGCCGTCGAACCCGAGCAAACGCCTGCCATGGGGCAAGCTGCAGGCGTGGCTGATCGCGTTGAACTTCGGTGCCGGTCAATTCGTGGTCTACGCCCTCTTCGCCTGGATGGCGCCTGCCTCGGTGGAAGCGGCCACGTCGAGTATTTCCCCTGGCATCCTGCTGGGCATTTTTACGGCGGTGTTCGCCGTCGCCAGCGTGGGTGCGGGACTGATTCCGGGCAAGGCCCACGACCGGCGCGGTTTGCTCGGGTTGTCGGCGTTGCTGGCCCTGCTCGGGGTGGGCGGCATGGCGTTCCTGCCGGCGTACTGGCCGATGCTGTACGTGGTGCTCGCGGCCATCGGGTTGGGCATGGGTTTCACCGTGGCCATGACCTTGCCGCTGGATCACGCCAGCACCAGCGAACAGGCCGGATTGTGGACGGTGTTCATGTTGTTCATCGGTTACCTGATTGCCGCGCTCGGGCCGCTGTTGTTCGGTGCCCTGCGCGGATACGCCGGGCACTATGGCCCGGCGTACACCTTGCTGTTCGCGGTACTGCTGTTGATGCTCGGCATCACCCCGCTGCTCAGACTGGCACCGGCAAGATCGCCGCAGGTGTCCGCTGCCTGA
- a CDS encoding AraC family transcriptional regulator, protein MKQEVRKVVAKRGSAPRSERYPDYQDVPRVMTVLVRDQATGEYNEPHVHRHGQLLYASNGVMRVATERGLWILPPKRALWIPPGMIHDQLMLSAVKMRSIYIDPQVCAGLGPHCKVLEIPGLLRELILALAEQPIEYPQEGRNAHIVALIINELQAARTLPIEVPWPLDRRLVTVCEAILQDPGQDHSIGYWADRVGASSRTLIRLFVNETGLNFRHWLQQVRLATAIDRLDKGQSVGLIARDLGYASQSAFSAMFRRVMGESPREFLVRD, encoded by the coding sequence ATGAAACAAGAGGTGCGCAAGGTCGTCGCAAAGCGAGGATCCGCGCCGCGCAGCGAACGTTATCCCGACTATCAGGATGTGCCGCGCGTAATGACCGTGCTGGTGCGCGATCAGGCCACCGGCGAGTACAACGAACCGCATGTACATCGACACGGGCAGTTGCTGTATGCCTCGAACGGCGTGATGCGGGTAGCCACCGAACGAGGGTTGTGGATCCTGCCGCCGAAGCGGGCGCTGTGGATTCCGCCCGGAATGATCCACGATCAGTTGATGCTGAGCGCCGTCAAAATGCGCTCGATCTACATCGACCCGCAGGTCTGCGCCGGGCTGGGCCCTCACTGCAAAGTGCTGGAGATCCCCGGACTGCTGCGCGAGTTGATTCTGGCCCTGGCCGAGCAGCCGATCGAGTATCCGCAGGAGGGGCGCAACGCGCACATCGTGGCGCTGATAATCAATGAGTTGCAGGCGGCGCGGACGTTGCCGATCGAAGTGCCGTGGCCGCTCGACCGGCGACTGGTCACGGTCTGCGAGGCGATTCTGCAGGACCCCGGACAAGACCATTCGATCGGCTATTGGGCAGACCGGGTCGGCGCCAGTTCGCGCACGCTGATTCGCTTGTTCGTCAATGAGACCGGCCTGAATTTTCGCCACTGGCTGCAGCAGGTGCGGCTGGCGACCGCCATCGACCGGCTCGACAAGGGGCAGTCCGTCGGGCTGATTGCCCGGGATCTGGGCTACGCCAGCCAGAGTGCATTCAGCGCAATGTTCAGACGGGTGATGGGCGAATCGCCCCGCGAATTTCTCGTCCGCGATTAG
- a CDS encoding creatininase family protein, which translates to MLLYLSTWSEIAQFLERSRTIVIPIGSNEQHGPTGLLGTDWMCPEIIAHEAQKNADLLIAPTFNIGMAQHHLGFPGTISLRPSTFIAAIADWTRSLAAHGFEKIFFLNGHGGNIASIEAAFSELYAEASFARRKAGFALKLCNWWDLEGVNELAREQFPTGHGIHATPSEIAVTQWAYPDSIKSADYSPQIANWGPIREAADFRARHPDGRMGSDPAQASPEKGRQLVEMAARSLVQEVQAFSRESLPD; encoded by the coding sequence ATGCTTTTATACCTATCGACCTGGTCCGAAATAGCGCAATTTCTCGAACGCAGCCGCACCATCGTCATCCCGATCGGTTCCAACGAACAGCACGGGCCGACCGGCCTGCTGGGCACCGACTGGATGTGCCCGGAAATCATCGCCCATGAGGCGCAGAAGAACGCCGACCTCCTGATCGCCCCGACTTTCAACATCGGCATGGCGCAGCATCACCTCGGTTTCCCCGGCACCATTTCGCTCAGGCCTTCGACCTTCATCGCTGCTATCGCCGACTGGACTCGTTCGCTGGCCGCCCACGGCTTTGAAAAGATCTTTTTCCTCAATGGCCACGGCGGCAACATCGCGTCAATCGAAGCCGCGTTTTCGGAGCTGTACGCTGAAGCGAGTTTCGCCCGCCGCAAAGCCGGGTTCGCCCTGAAGCTGTGCAACTGGTGGGACCTGGAAGGAGTTAACGAGCTGGCCCGTGAGCAGTTCCCGACCGGCCACGGCATTCATGCCACGCCTTCGGAAATCGCCGTGACCCAGTGGGCATACCCCGATTCCATCAAGTCGGCGGACTATTCGCCGCAGATCGCCAATTGGGGACCGATCCGTGAGGCGGCGGATTTTCGCGCCCGTCACCCGGACGGCCGAATGGGCTCGGACCCGGCGCAGGCTTCGCCGGAAAAGGGCCGGCAACTGGTGGAAATGGCCGCTCGCAGCCTGGTGCAGGAGGTGCAAGCCTTCAGCCGTGAATCATTACCCGACTGA